The sequence TGCACATAATTCCTTTATTTTACTGAGACTAGGGCAAATTCAGCCATTGTACAGTGAAGTGAACTCCAGTGCAGACCCAGCCTATGACAGGTTGGGATACCACAGTGATTGTGGGGCTGAGAAGCAATACAGAATGATACACAGTATCTGGGCTTACTGGCACTACATAGCAAGATTATGGGACGACACGGGATGATTCCAGGGTGGGTGCTCTTCCCTTCCCTAGCCTGATTCCTTCCTAATGGTTTGATGGCAATGGAATATGTTGGCAATTATTACTTAACACAGAACCAATGTAATTCCAGGGACAATTGAAAATATGGCATGGTCCTTCAACTACACAAAACAAAGCTGCAACAGAGGTATGTTCCTTGCATCACCACTGTGCTCTGAAGCACGCCTACTCTTAAAACCACAGCTGCAACACGTAAACCAAGagattttttaaatcacagcagctgcatgaagtggaatgggggaggggagtcctCTTGGAAATGCCAGAGGTCTTCTGGTCTTCATTTTAGAAACACTGTAGTCCCTTGCCTGTGGATTGACCAGACACAAATCCACAGCCGCTGGTGGACCCACATCCCTATGGTTCTCTCTCCAGAACCTACTAGGGAGGAATGAGTGTGGAAGGAAATTGATCCTAAGAAGGGATATGGTCCCAAAAAACTTTTACCTCCTTAGGCTCTTTGAACCCCATCCCTCAGCCTGTggcagatgtgtgctgggaagaaAAAGGATTAAGGAGGGGGGATGTTCTACTACTTGCCTGCCCCACCCTCACTTCTTAGCCTTGCCCTGGGCTGCCACTGCTTCCATGGCCTTACGGACAGTCTCCTCATCACCCAAGAACTGCATAGGCTTGATGGGCTTCAGGTTTTTGTCCAGCTCATAGACTATGGGGATTCCAGTGGGCAGATTGAGTTCCATGATCTCTGCCTCGGACATTCCTACAAGAAAGAAGGAGGAATCATTCAAGGAGCTTGGTTCTGTTACCCCTCCCCAGAACTGTTAACAAGGTATCTGGCTGCATCAGGCTTCCTAACAGTTCACCATGAGACTTGAATGGGCTTGTGCAAACTCACCTTCTAGATGTTTGACAATGCCACGCAGGCTGTTGCCATGGGCAGCAATGAGCACACGCTTGCCCTCCTTGATCTGGGGCACAATTTCCTCATTCCAGAAGGGCAGGGCGCGAGCAATGGTATCTTTCAGGCTCTCGCATGTAGGCAACTGATCTTCAGTGAGGTCAGCATAGCGACGATCCTGCAGATGAATGTGCAGTGGCACTCATTATACTTTGCTCCTGCTTTTTGGAGTCTGTCAAGGCCACCGAAGGAAAACCCTCGTCTCAGAATCTGCTCTACCTCTGCCCATGCTCACAAATTGCCTGGTGTACTTGGCAACTCAGAGCAAGCACCTTACTGCTACCCATGCAAAAGCTTCCCTATCCTTACTGTGGTCTCTGGCCCTTCACACCAACAGTGCTTTTATGTAACACTAGGCCCTTGGCCTTCCTGAACCCTTTAGTAACATGCCCCCATTTAAGAACAAAAAGCAAAATCACTTATAGACTTAAGTGCCTCTTTAGTAATGAAACTGGATATTATTTTACCCCGTTACCTACAACTGGCACTCTGATCTAAGAATTTAAGAGAACATACCACTAATTTATGCATATTAATCTGCAATACAATATTGTATAGGGTTTATAGGATCTCATAAGACATGGTCTGGGCATTTTTATCAGTTAGTTATTAACAAACACGTTGTATAGTAGAAGCCTCTTCCTTTGCTTGCTAAGAACCTTGACTGCCATCATCATGCAATACAAATATCCACAAAAGGACACCATGTAAATGATTAATGGCACTGAAGGCCCACCTCTTCCCTAGCAAGTAGGTCCTGTTACATTTACACTACACACCAACTACATCCCATGCCAGACCTGCAATTAGCAAGGTCAACTGTAGGATGTTCAGAAAATAAAGCACTAATGAGAGTTATTCCTGGGCAAGAGTTGAACACTGGGAGAGAATGAATTAAACTAGCCCAGTGCACTCCATTGTCATTGCAAGGGAATGAGCTAAGCAACAATAGCACCAAGTTACATCCTGGTCACTATCTCAAAAGAAACCTTTTACATAAGCACAATAAAAAGAATCCACACCTCCTTACAAAGTTACTGTAATGGCCTTTCCAGCTCACCTTGCTGATAGTGCTGTAGAAAGGATGGTCAGGCTCCATGGGAGGTGGTGGAATGTCAAAAGAACGCCTCCAGATCTTCACCTGGGCCTCTCCATGTTTAGCAGCAGTCTCTGCCTTGTTAAGGCCTGTTAGGCCACCATAGTGCCTCTCATTGAGACGCCAGGTCCTTATGACAGGTAGCCACATTTGATCAATAGCATCCAGTACAGTCCAGAGGGTACGAATGGCCCTCTTCTGCACAGATGTGAAGCAGATATCAAACTCATAGCCAGCATCTAGAATGACAAAGATGACAACatttaatcattttatttttaatcctgtCTTGGAGGCAcagggttttgggttttttttttttcttttacatattttaatgtaTATCTCACTTATCTGTTCAGTAACATCTGAAAGCAGCTAATTAAAAACTTCCCCTCAACTTTTCACAACCAGCACCCTGAAAGGTAGGTTAGTGCTTAGTAGTCCACCCCAGACTCTTCAGGATTTATGGCACCCTAAACATTTGAAATAGGAGTGTGCCAGGGAAGCTCCACATCTGCGCATTCAATGTTTCACCATCTGATGTAGGGTGGAGAAACCACCTATTGCTCTACGAGTCTTGCATCACTGCCACCAAGCTTCCTGTGATGATACTTACCAAGCCCAGCACAACTGCTGAGCATCCCAGTCATGCAGCACACAAACCCATACCATAATGCAGCCAGATCATTGCTGCAGATCAAACAGCAACCCAGTGGAGCAGAAAGCTGTGATGCTTACATAACCATtgagtgtgggggaggggtgccCTTAGTAGCAGCCATACTCTCCACTGTGCAAAAGGAAATCCCTCTTAAGAGACTATTTTGTAGTGCAACACAAACAATTCCATTTCTTTTCATCTCTTGTGTAAGGAATTTGGCAAACTTCTTATTCTCGTGTGCCCTATCACCCCACTCTGTACAGAAGTGCCAGCTGTTGCACTGGAGGAGACAGAAAGTGTGCAAGGCAGAGAAGCACAGTGGACTGTGTAGGCTCCATACATTTGTGAGCTCATCTTTCAACCCCTTTAAGAAGTCTCTTCCGTTAACCTCAAGATTTATGGCTCCCTAAACATTTGGGATAGGCGTCTGCTATTTAGCAATACTTTCTCCCTTCTCGGACCTGttaattttgttttaagattAGTTTAACCCCCTTCCGTGAACACCAGAAACAAAATAGGAAGGTTTGGTGACCTTGCAGCAACAGAAGGCAAACTGGCACTAGCTGTTTTCTGTAGCTGTCTTCCCCTGACTTCCTAAAGCAAGAGCAGTGCAcagcctccttctcccttgcacAGCGCCACAGAATGACTCAGCTCCTGCTACATCTCCCCAGTAAAGGCTCAGACAGATCATCAGGACACCTCATGGGGCGGAGAGGGAGAAAAACGTGCTCAGCTGCTTCTTAAGCATGGACATCTCAAACTATATGCCTGGGCTGCTTCTTGGAGACAATGAGAGCATTTTACAGTACAGGAAGAGACAATGTATTGTTGGAGAGGTAGGACAGTGGCACCACTGCAGAACATACCTAGAGGCTATCACTGATCCTCATAGAGAAATAAATAGGTCATGTCTCTTCCTTAAGCAACCAGGAAGAGAAAACAGGCAATGCGTCTCCACAAccactctcccttccttcctggagGGATGAGATGGTAAACTATACCAAAAGCCCAAGGGCCTATGATGGTCAGACCTGCCCATTCAGCGCCAGTCATTTCAGCCAAACCAGCTAAACAAGCATACATGGTTGAAAGGGGAGGCGGCCGGTCCTAGTCCCAGTAATGGAACCGCTATGCTTGCTTCAGAATAGCGAGCgcaaggtggggggaaggaactcTCCGCTTTGCCGCTCCCCCCTTCACGGAGAGATGCTGCTATTCAAACCAGGTGCCGAGTCTTGAGCCACAGCAAGGGGCTTCTTGGGCAAGAGAGCCTGGGCGTTAGCTCTCCCACCGCAGGACTTCGGGAACTCCTGCAAATCGTCCCCCACAAAATATGCAAGCAATAGGAAAGATCATCGTCCCCCAGGAAACGGGCTTCTCTCGACCAACGCCTGGACCCCATGTGTTCTTACTAGGGAACAAGGCGCATTGCATTCAATGGGCAGCACTCCCATCCCGAGTTAGGCCCCCTCCCATTGCACGGGGCGCGGGAGGAAGAGGAGCAAGCCCCCACGTGCCTGCAGCAGAAGAAAGGCAAGTCCAGCTTCCGAGCCACCATGCCCGCGTGGCCCTTGAGCACGCACGACTCATCGGCGCTCTCTCACAGCCCCCCGGCGGGCATCCACCCGCGCTCAGGAAGCCGCCCCCGGTATcgcgcagcagcagccgccgctgcGAGCATCTCCCACTCGTCCTCCACTGCCTCCCTCACCTCGCAGCGCCTCTCCGCCGCGCTGCGCCTCTTCCTGGCCCGCCGGGCTCAAGTCCGCGTCGTACCAGCCACTGAACCGGTTCTCGAGGTTCCAGGAGCTCTCGCCGTGCCGAACGAGGACGAGCCGGTACGCAGCCGCCATGCCGGAAACCACCCAGAGCAGAGGAGGGCGCGAGGGCGATGCGGCTTTCTCTCCGCACTAAGACCGAAGGAGACGCTCCGCCGCTCAAGGCGCATGCGTGGGGAGCACAGCCTTCACGCGGTTTCACTGCGCAGGCGTCCGCGGCTTCTCCACACCGCCCGTCGAGGACTAAGCCGCGCATAATGCGCATGCTCGCTTTGCCTCGCAGCCTTCCAGGTCCAGGATCGCTACGTGCGCTCCTCAAGAGGGCCGGTGGCGGCTTTGCGCGTGCGTTGTGGAGTAAGCGTTTGACCCCCTTCTTTGGGCATAGCGCTCACGCGAAGGACAACGTGACCTTCATTCGCTGTGATGTCACCGGTGCAGGCGCGCCGGGCTTGGAGATGGAGCCCGTCCTTCCCATTGCTGGGCTGCGGCCCAAGTGGATGGACC is a genomic window of Paroedura picta isolate Pp20150507F chromosome 8, Ppicta_v3.0, whole genome shotgun sequence containing:
- the PGAM1 gene encoding phosphoglycerate mutase 1 translates to MAAAYRLVLVRHGESSWNLENRFSGWYDADLSPAGQEEAQRGGEALRDAGYEFDICFTSVQKRAIRTLWTVLDAIDQMWLPVIRTWRLNERHYGGLTGLNKAETAAKHGEAQVKIWRRSFDIPPPPMEPDHPFYSTISKDRRYADLTEDQLPTCESLKDTIARALPFWNEEIVPQIKEGKRVLIAAHGNSLRGIVKHLEGMSEAEIMELNLPTGIPIVYELDKNLKPIKPMQFLGDEETVRKAMEAVAAQGKAKK